A part of Thiomicrorhabdus sediminis genomic DNA contains:
- a CDS encoding hydrogen peroxide-inducible genes activator translates to MTLSELKYIVALAKAKHFGKASEMCFVSQPTLSVAIKKFEEELGVSLFERRKKDILITPIGEQVILLAENIIEKTQQIKQIAKDSIDDLNTELRLGIIYTIGPYLLPKLVPILKKLAPDTHLIIEENFTTVLSEKLQNGELDLVILSLPFKEANIETLELYEEPFMAIVPNDDPLAEKTALLTAKDLIHTNILLLGSGHCFRDQVVEAFPTLQNNSYNHAALQKTFEGSSLETIRYMVASGVGSSIVPATSLSERDQGLFSIKTLQDPVPTRKVALAWRKTYTRDKVFDLFEKAIKQIEFPGELIKK, encoded by the coding sequence ATGACTTTAAGTGAACTGAAATATATTGTTGCTTTAGCGAAAGCGAAACATTTTGGTAAAGCATCCGAAATGTGTTTTGTCAGTCAACCAACTCTTAGTGTAGCGATTAAAAAGTTTGAAGAAGAGTTAGGCGTTTCGTTATTTGAAAGACGAAAAAAAGATATTCTGATTACCCCTATCGGTGAACAGGTCATTCTATTAGCCGAAAATATCATTGAGAAAACTCAGCAGATTAAACAGATAGCTAAGGATTCAATTGATGATCTGAATACCGAACTGCGCTTAGGGATTATTTATACGATAGGACCATACCTGTTACCTAAGTTGGTTCCAATCCTTAAAAAACTGGCTCCTGATACCCATTTGATCATTGAAGAGAACTTTACTACGGTATTGAGTGAAAAGCTGCAGAATGGTGAATTGGATCTAGTTATACTCTCATTACCTTTCAAAGAAGCCAATATAGAGACCTTAGAGCTTTATGAAGAGCCTTTTATGGCAATCGTGCCCAATGATGACCCTTTGGCAGAAAAAACCGCTCTATTAACCGCTAAAGATCTAATTCATACTAATATATTGTTACTCGGTTCAGGTCATTGTTTCAGGGATCAGGTGGTAGAAGCCTTTCCGACATTGCAGAACAATAGTTATAATCACGCTGCGTTACAGAAAACCTTCGAAGGCAGTTCTTTAGAAACGATTCGTTATATGGTCGCATCGGGTGTAGGTAGTTCGATTGTACCTGCCACATCGCTTTCAGAACGTGACCAGGGGCTTTTCTCTATAAAAACACTACAAGACCCTGTACCAACCCGAAAAGTTGCTCTAGCATGGCGTAAAACCTATACAAGAGATAAAGTTTTTGATCTTTTTGAAAAGGCGATCAAACAGATTGAGTTTCCCGGTGAATTAATTAAAAAGTGA
- the ccsB gene encoding c-type cytochrome biogenesis protein CcsB, giving the protein MQTENYMDEFKDSNSSAISIKEVVWALLVIAGAIYSWMHYSNLMDVYEVGILIGSTIGLIALGRFWPSLQPYSLWVAGLSIIALWTYNSHGNVITANEQAFFLKFLVSSQSAIMWMSALFVLATFSYFFALFAKSDYTAKISTVLVWAGAIFGLVGMMVRWRESYIINPDYGHIPVSSLYEVFILFIVLTALIYLYYEQKYKTRSLGGFVMLIISSAVAFLLWYTFDRGAHEIQPLVPALKSYWMKIHVPANFVGYGAFSIAAMIGIAYLLTERAAAKNPDGVMATKMPKLSVMDDLMYKTISLGFAFFTIATILGAMWAAEAWGGYWSWDPKETWALIVWLNYAAWLHIRMTKGWRGKPMAWWAIIGLFVTTFAFLGVNMFLSGLHSYGEL; this is encoded by the coding sequence ATGCAAACTGAAAATTACATGGATGAATTTAAAGATTCCAATAGTTCTGCAATATCAATCAAAGAGGTTGTATGGGCACTATTGGTTATTGCCGGTGCCATCTATTCATGGATGCACTACAGCAATTTAATGGATGTTTATGAAGTCGGAATTCTAATCGGTTCAACAATCGGTTTGATTGCTTTAGGTCGTTTTTGGCCGAGTCTGCAGCCCTATTCATTATGGGTTGCCGGTTTATCCATTATCGCCTTATGGACCTACAACAGCCACGGCAATGTGATTACCGCCAATGAGCAGGCTTTCTTTTTGAAATTCCTGGTATCGAGCCAATCCGCAATTATGTGGATGAGTGCGCTATTTGTATTGGCGACTTTCTCATATTTCTTTGCCCTATTCGCCAAGTCCGACTATACCGCTAAGATTTCGACCGTTCTGGTTTGGGCCGGTGCGATATTCGGTCTGGTGGGTATGATGGTTCGCTGGCGCGAGTCTTATATCATCAACCCTGATTACGGTCATATCCCGGTCAGTAGTCTGTATGAAGTCTTCATTCTTTTCATTGTTCTGACAGCATTGATTTACCTGTATTACGAACAGAAGTACAAAACCCGCTCACTAGGTGGTTTTGTTATGTTGATTATCAGTTCGGCCGTAGCGTTCCTGCTTTGGTATACATTCGATCGCGGTGCCCATGAAATCCAACCGCTGGTACCGGCGCTGAAAAGTTATTGGATGAAAATACATGTACCGGCAAACTTTGTTGGTTATGGTGCCTTCTCTATCGCGGCAATGATCGGTATCGCTTATCTATTGACAGAAAGAGCGGCTGCAAAAAACCCTGACGGTGTAATGGCAACCAAAATGCCTAAGCTGTCGGTAATGGACGATTTGATGTATAAAACCATCTCGCTTGGTTTCGCTTTCTTTACTATAGCAACGATTCTTGGCGCCATGTGGGCCGCCGAAGCCTGGGGTGGTTACTGGTCTTGGGACCCTAAAGAAACTTGGGCGTTAATCGTTTGGCTTAACTATGCGGCTTGGTTGCATATTCGCATGACCAAAGGATGGCGCGGTAAACCTATGGCATGGTGGGCGATTATCGGTCTGTTTGTCACCACTTTCGCGTTCCTTGGTGTGAACATGTTCCTTTCTGGTCTGCATTCATACGGAGAACTGTAA
- a CDS encoding cytochrome c biogenesis protein ResB, with protein sequence MTNKTTQPSNISTKSILSGRVWLNFLGSMNLAVTLLVMLSIASVIGTVLKQNETLQDYVLKFGPFWSQVFNDLGLYHVYGAAWFVLVLVFLLVSTSVCVTRHTPTFTKDMKQYSEKLSQRALVHQPHHAEFTTQISLEQQQGYAQALLQHNGYKTKIKQRDDGSVMVAGLKGRWNRLGYFFTHISIIVICVGALLDSDLLLKYRELTGSLKAETRSVPLDEIYKEAWLSEDNLSFRGTINVPEGDTTDMLFLPYRNGFLAQKLPFTVKNENFRIEYYDTGMPKSFESDLVLTAPDLDEPIRQTIEVNKPLYYKNYAIYQSSFGDGGTKLNLIVHPLMAPVENNLKLDTTINSVEPLKTPVGTFRVELNDFKMHNIVPSSEERLKETGHKMQNNGPTIIFKVRNDQGKAWEYENYMIPNKQDGRWFFMSGVRTSNVEPFRYMFIPADAERKNKRFFKFLQMINNPQNTYDLLTTLYPRDQNLSMKEYETQSRLLQQLVVLFRNKGFSGITQFVNKNVPKDQQERVSEYYYGQTSFILQTLYMDLLVKEGRVADHNAEINDFDKVWFEDALNAINGLSAYGPPMYFEIANFEHIQATGLQITKSPGKDVVYFGSAMLTIGVFFLFYVRQRRTWILVKPNEDGNDVTMACKDNKDLPEAKNEFDDLVDQVKKYNEKQLAAADKPQPTNG encoded by the coding sequence ATGACAAATAAAACAACACAACCCAGCAATATTTCCACAAAATCGATTCTCAGTGGCCGCGTATGGCTAAACTTCTTAGGTTCTATGAACCTGGCGGTGACCCTATTGGTTATGCTGTCGATCGCGTCGGTTATTGGTACCGTTCTTAAACAGAACGAAACCCTGCAAGATTATGTACTGAAATTTGGCCCTTTCTGGTCTCAGGTATTCAATGATTTAGGCCTTTATCATGTCTATGGAGCCGCTTGGTTTGTTTTGGTTCTGGTCTTCCTGCTGGTTTCAACCAGTGTTTGTGTAACCCGCCACACCCCTACTTTCACCAAAGACATGAAACAGTACAGTGAAAAACTGTCACAACGCGCCTTGGTTCACCAGCCTCACCATGCTGAGTTCACTACTCAAATCTCGCTTGAACAGCAGCAAGGCTATGCTCAGGCTTTATTGCAGCACAATGGCTATAAAACCAAAATCAAACAGCGCGATGATGGCTCAGTTATGGTTGCCGGTCTTAAGGGGCGCTGGAACCGACTGGGTTATTTTTTCACCCATATTTCGATTATCGTTATCTGTGTCGGCGCCTTGCTTGATAGTGACCTATTGCTGAAATACCGTGAATTGACCGGTTCTTTAAAAGCCGAAACGCGTTCGGTTCCATTGGATGAAATCTATAAAGAAGCCTGGTTAAGTGAAGATAACCTATCTTTCCGCGGCACTATAAATGTTCCGGAAGGTGATACCACCGATATGCTGTTTTTGCCTTATCGCAACGGTTTCTTAGCGCAAAAATTGCCTTTTACGGTAAAAAATGAAAACTTCCGTATCGAATATTACGATACCGGTATGCCGAAATCGTTTGAGAGTGATCTGGTATTGACCGCTCCAGATTTGGACGAACCGATTCGCCAGACCATTGAAGTCAATAAACCGCTGTATTATAAAAACTATGCGATTTATCAGTCTTCTTTCGGTGACGGTGGAACCAAATTGAATTTAATCGTTCACCCATTGATGGCACCGGTTGAAAATAACTTGAAGCTCGATACCACCATTAATAGTGTCGAACCCTTAAAGACCCCGGTCGGTACTTTCAGAGTCGAACTTAACGACTTTAAGATGCATAACATTGTGCCATCTTCGGAAGAGCGCCTGAAAGAGACCGGTCATAAGATGCAGAATAATGGTCCGACCATTATCTTTAAGGTACGTAATGACCAAGGTAAGGCTTGGGAATATGAAAACTACATGATTCCAAATAAGCAGGACGGCCGTTGGTTCTTTATGAGTGGTGTGCGTACCAGCAATGTCGAACCTTTCAGATATATGTTTATTCCGGCCGATGCCGAGCGTAAGAACAAGCGTTTCTTCAAATTCTTGCAGATGATCAATAATCCGCAAAATACTTATGATTTGCTGACCACTCTTTACCCTCGCGATCAAAACCTCAGTATGAAAGAATATGAGACCCAATCGCGTCTATTACAACAGTTGGTTGTGTTATTCCGTAATAAAGGTTTTTCCGGCATCACTCAATTTGTAAATAAGAATGTGCCTAAAGACCAACAAGAGCGTGTATCGGAATACTACTATGGTCAAACCAGTTTTATTCTGCAGACGCTGTATATGGATTTATTGGTTAAAGAAGGTCGTGTTGCCGATCACAATGCCGAGATCAACGACTTTGATAAGGTTTGGTTTGAAGACGCTCTGAATGCGATCAACGGCTTAAGTGCTTACGGGCCGCCGATGTATTTTGAAATTGCCAATTTTGAGCATATTCAGGCCACCGGTCTACAGATCACCAAGTCTCCAGGTAAAGATGTGGTTTACTTCGGTAGTGCGATGCTGACAATCGGTGTGTTCTTCCTGTTTTATGTTAGACAGCGCCGTACCTGGATTTTGGTTAAACCGAATGAAGACGGTAATGATGTGACTATGGCTTGTAAAGACAATAAAGACTTGCCAGAGGCGAAAAATGAATTTGATGACTTGGTTGACCAGGTCAAAAAATATAATGAAAAACAGTTGGCCGCAGCTGATAAGCCGCAACCAACAAATGGATAA
- a CDS encoding nitroreductase family protein, translating into MTSSAIHSEQLLKFILSRRTCYQFIDKALDKEQLNQCIQAAISAPNHKLTQPWFFYIVGDQTAQSLSHIYADNRAKKKAGDDLDCYQIMYDKAIAKYNAIPQVVLITQNLADDEVTRQEDYAACSCAIQNMQLMAWSLNIGMQWSTGPIINDERTYQLLSIDSSKQQIIGAIYMGYTELDCQAKNPLKRKSVDQVSRYLK; encoded by the coding sequence ATGACATCGTCGGCCATTCATTCAGAACAATTGTTAAAATTTATTTTGAGCCGTAGAACCTGTTATCAGTTCATTGATAAAGCGCTCGATAAAGAGCAGCTCAATCAATGTATTCAAGCAGCTATCAGTGCGCCTAACCATAAACTAACCCAACCTTGGTTTTTTTATATAGTGGGTGATCAGACTGCTCAATCATTGTCGCATATTTATGCTGATAACCGGGCAAAGAAAAAAGCCGGTGATGATTTGGATTGTTATCAGATTATGTATGACAAGGCGATTGCCAAATATAACGCTATTCCGCAGGTGGTATTGATAACGCAAAACCTGGCAGATGATGAAGTGACACGTCAGGAAGATTATGCTGCTTGCAGTTGTGCGATTCAAAATATGCAGTTAATGGCCTGGTCTTTGAATATCGGTATGCAATGGAGTACCGGACCGATTATCAATGACGAGAGAACCTATCAATTATTATCTATAGATTCGTCAAAACAGCAGATTATCGGCGCTATCTATATGGGCTATACCGAGCTTGATTGTCAGGCTAAAAATCCGCTTAAGCGTAAATCGGTTGATCAGGTCAGCAGGTATTTAAAATAA
- a CDS encoding VacJ family lipoprotein, giving the protein MKKAVFQKSILSVAMGTAVLVSASNAVAQTDNSLQQQAVKAEPMNSVDPYEGFNRSMFAFNMAFNDSIGKPVANAYNNVVPQPLRTGVSNVFDNLSTPISAVNCFLQGKVEDGLSEIMRFTINSTFGLFGILDIAEPAGLEAKNEDLGQTLYTWGMWTESNYLVLPFVGPFTTRELTGGLVDSSYDPVYINWIEADEGERRLIYMTDGFIQYSKVVNLIDDIKNQPDPYVFSRESYLQHRTNLIYDGKPPQPALDDFNFE; this is encoded by the coding sequence ATGAAAAAGGCTGTATTTCAAAAATCCATCTTGTCGGTAGCTATGGGGACTGCGGTGCTTGTCTCCGCCTCAAACGCTGTCGCTCAAACCGATAACTCTTTACAGCAGCAAGCCGTTAAGGCTGAGCCGATGAATAGTGTTGATCCTTATGAAGGTTTCAACCGTTCCATGTTCGCTTTTAATATGGCTTTTAATGATTCCATCGGTAAACCGGTCGCCAATGCCTACAACAATGTTGTGCCGCAACCGCTGAGAACCGGGGTGAGTAATGTATTTGATAATCTGTCGACACCTATTTCTGCCGTTAATTGTTTCTTGCAAGGCAAGGTAGAAGACGGTTTGTCAGAAATTATGCGTTTTACCATTAACTCAACCTTTGGTCTATTTGGTATTTTGGATATTGCCGAACCGGCCGGTCTAGAAGCAAAAAACGAAGATTTGGGCCAGACCTTATACACTTGGGGTATGTGGACAGAAAGTAATTATCTGGTTCTACCGTTTGTCGGCCCTTTCACGACTCGAGAATTAACCGGTGGCTTGGTTGATTCCAGTTATGACCCGGTCTATATCAATTGGATCGAAGCTGATGAAGGCGAACGTCGTCTGATCTACATGACAGACGGTTTCATCCAATATTCGAAAGTGGTCAATTTGATTGATGATATTAAAAATCAGCCGGATCCTTATGTCTTTAGCCGTGAGAGCTATCTGCAGCATAGAACCAATTTGATTTATGATGGTAAGCCACCACAACCGGCACTGGATGATTTTAATTTTGAATAA
- the recQ gene encoding DNA helicase RecQ, whose translation MSHSAIDVLQSVFGYSQFRQNQQEIINDLLQGDDCFVLMPTGGGKSLCYQIPALMRNGTAIVVSPLIALMQDQVAELRANGVAAAYYNSSLQAEEANQVLSQLHNGQLKLLYVSPERLLSGSFIQRLQQLPISLFAIDEAHCISQWGHDFRPEYRQIGQLREYFSQVPFIALTATADRATRQDILHRLHFHSPKVHISSFDRPNIRYRVVEKNNPNKQLLAFLQEHRDESGIIYALSRKRVEEVAEKLKQQGINAKAYHAGLPGEIRQNVHQQFIRDEIDVVVATVAFGMGINKPNVRFVVHYDLPKNIEGYYQETGRAGRDGLESEVLLLFGMQDVATAKHFVENISDEEQRRIENFKLSSMVDFAEAQTCRRNVLLNYFAELSDKSCGNCDICLNPPKLFDGKVAAQKALSCVYRLNQGFGSRQVIDVLRGLDNEKIRSQGHDQLSTYGIGKEYSAQEWSSILRQLIHRGYLYQDIQNYSVLKLTERSGEVLKGKVELQLALAQKTATNIANRKSPRDSLSGKDKLLFEELRQLRKEIAEYEDIPAYQVFGDASLVEMAQQRPNDDYQMLAISGVGEVKLARFGFEFLALLRQYQD comes from the coding sequence ATGTCTCATTCAGCCATCGACGTTCTGCAGTCGGTTTTTGGCTATAGCCAATTCCGCCAGAATCAGCAGGAGATCATCAACGATCTATTACAAGGCGACGATTGCTTTGTATTAATGCCGACCGGGGGCGGAAAATCGCTCTGTTATCAGATACCGGCATTGATGCGCAATGGTACCGCTATAGTGGTCTCTCCACTGATTGCCTTAATGCAGGATCAAGTTGCTGAATTGCGTGCCAATGGTGTTGCCGCAGCCTATTACAATTCAAGTTTGCAGGCAGAAGAGGCCAATCAGGTATTGAGCCAACTACACAATGGTCAGCTCAAATTACTTTATGTTTCACCGGAACGTTTATTGAGTGGCAGTTTTATTCAACGCCTCCAGCAATTACCGATTTCATTATTTGCTATTGATGAGGCGCATTGTATTTCACAATGGGGACATGATTTCCGACCGGAGTATCGTCAGATAGGACAGTTACGTGAATATTTTTCACAAGTGCCGTTTATCGCTTTGACCGCAACGGCGGATCGAGCCACTCGTCAGGATATTTTGCACAGGTTGCATTTCCATAGTCCGAAGGTGCATATCAGCAGTTTCGATAGACCGAATATACGCTATAGAGTGGTGGAAAAAAACAATCCGAATAAGCAATTATTGGCGTTTTTGCAAGAGCACCGTGATGAAAGCGGAATCATATATGCTTTGAGTCGAAAGCGCGTTGAAGAGGTCGCCGAAAAACTCAAACAGCAGGGCATTAATGCCAAGGCATATCATGCCGGTCTGCCTGGAGAAATTCGGCAAAACGTGCACCAACAATTTATACGTGATGAAATCGATGTAGTGGTCGCTACGGTCGCATTTGGTATGGGGATCAATAAACCCAATGTACGTTTTGTCGTGCATTATGATCTGCCAAAAAATATCGAAGGTTATTATCAGGAAACCGGTCGTGCAGGGCGTGATGGCCTGGAATCGGAAGTATTGTTACTGTTTGGTATGCAGGATGTCGCCACCGCGAAACATTTCGTTGAGAACATCAGTGATGAAGAACAGCGTCGTATCGAGAATTTCAAACTCTCTAGTATGGTTGATTTTGCCGAGGCGCAAACCTGTCGCCGTAATGTGCTATTGAATTATTTTGCCGAACTCAGCGATAAATCCTGCGGTAATTGCGATATTTGCCTTAATCCTCCAAAACTGTTCGATGGCAAAGTAGCCGCACAGAAAGCCTTATCTTGCGTGTATCGATTGAATCAAGGATTCGGTAGTCGTCAGGTAATCGATGTGTTGCGCGGTTTGGATAATGAAAAAATCCGTAGTCAGGGGCATGATCAATTGAGTACCTATGGTATCGGTAAAGAATATTCGGCGCAGGAGTGGTCGAGTATTCTGCGTCAATTGATTCATCGCGGCTATTTATATCAGGATATTCAAAATTATTCGGTTCTAAAGCTGACAGAACGTTCTGGAGAGGTTTTAAAAGGTAAGGTAGAGTTGCAACTGGCTTTAGCGCAAAAAACCGCTACAAACATCGCTAATCGTAAATCGCCAAGAGACAGTCTTTCTGGTAAAGATAAGCTTCTTTTTGAAGAACTCAGGCAGTTGCGCAAGGAAATTGCGGAATATGAAGATATTCCCGCTTATCAGGTATTTGGCGATGCTTCTTTAGTGGAAATGGCTCAACAGCGTCCGAATGACGATTATCAGATGTTGGCGATCAGTGGTGTCGGAGAAGTCAAACTGGCGCGTTTCGGTTTTGAGTTTTTAGCTCTATTGCGCCAGTATCAGGACTGA
- a CDS encoding acetolactate synthase large subunit produces MKAANLFVKCLENEEVEFIFGIPGEENLDIMDALLDSDIKFITTRHEQGAAFMADVYGRLTGKPGVCMSTLGPGATNLVTGVADANMDNAPLVAIAGQAGTTRLHKESHQVVDLVSMFKPITKYSTQVLEPETIPEVVRKAFKLAQAEKPGATFIDLPENITEMHTDELPLPASTNRLTFADRNLLKDAAELVKQAKNPLILVGNGAVRARAGKHIEQFVEQHKIPVVNTFMAKGIVPFYSDMAMGTAGLQKGDYENAGFAKADLIICVGFDMVEYHPHLWNPNRQHKIIHIDTKKAEVDNRYIPEIELIGNIGPNLVAMGEALNEMLDEPISETHIEFLLREAMINEMDRCRDSDAWPMLPQKIIWDLRTAMKSDDIAISDVGAHKMWMARMFRCDKPNTCIISNGFAGMGIAVPGAIAAKMAYPEKGVVAVTGDAGFMMNSQEIETALRCETPIVILIWNDSQYGLIEWKQQRRFGRSAYIDFKNPDFVDYAKSFGAKGVRIEKAEQLLPTLQSALKTPTVTVIDCPVDYSQNDRLTALLGNVLSEIDD; encoded by the coding sequence ATGAAAGCCGCCAATCTATTTGTCAAATGTCTGGAAAATGAAGAAGTCGAATTTATCTTTGGTATTCCCGGTGAAGAGAATCTCGATATTATGGATGCTCTACTGGATTCCGATATCAAGTTCATTACCACCCGACATGAACAAGGCGCGGCGTTTATGGCGGATGTCTATGGCCGCTTGACCGGCAAACCAGGGGTATGTATGTCGACCCTTGGGCCGGGCGCCACCAATCTGGTCACCGGTGTCGCCGATGCCAATATGGATAATGCGCCATTGGTGGCTATCGCCGGGCAGGCAGGCACCACCCGTTTGCATAAGGAATCTCACCAGGTAGTTGATCTGGTGTCGATGTTCAAACCGATTACCAAATACTCCACTCAGGTTCTGGAACCGGAAACCATCCCGGAAGTGGTACGTAAAGCCTTTAAGCTGGCGCAGGCGGAAAAACCGGGAGCGACCTTTATCGACCTGCCTGAAAACATTACCGAAATGCATACCGATGAACTGCCGTTACCGGCCAGTACCAACCGTTTGACCTTTGCCGACCGTAATCTATTAAAAGATGCCGCCGAACTGGTTAAACAGGCGAAAAACCCGTTAATACTGGTTGGTAATGGTGCGGTGCGCGCACGTGCCGGTAAACATATCGAGCAATTTGTCGAACAGCATAAAATCCCGGTGGTGAATACCTTTATGGCCAAAGGCATCGTGCCGTTTTATAGCGATATGGCAATGGGTACCGCTGGTTTGCAAAAAGGGGATTATGAAAATGCCGGTTTTGCCAAAGCCGACCTGATTATCTGTGTCGGCTTCGATATGGTCGAATACCACCCTCATCTGTGGAATCCGAACCGTCAGCACAAAATCATTCATATCGACACCAAAAAAGCGGAGGTCGATAACCGCTATATTCCAGAAATCGAATTGATCGGTAATATCGGTCCTAATCTGGTCGCTATGGGTGAAGCTTTAAACGAAATGTTAGATGAACCGATTAGCGAAACCCATATCGAATTCCTGCTGCGCGAGGCCATGATAAATGAAATGGATCGCTGTCGAGATAGTGATGCTTGGCCGATGCTGCCGCAGAAGATCATTTGGGATTTGCGTACCGCGATGAAATCGGACGATATCGCCATTAGTGATGTCGGCGCCCATAAAATGTGGATGGCGCGTATGTTCCGCTGCGATAAACCCAACACCTGCATTATCTCCAATGGATTTGCCGGTATGGGGATTGCCGTGCCGGGGGCGATTGCCGCAAAAATGGCTTACCCCGAAAAAGGCGTGGTCGCAGTCACCGGAGATGCCGGTTTTATGATGAATTCACAAGAGATCGAAACGGCTTTACGCTGTGAAACACCAATCGTGATTTTGATTTGGAACGACAGCCAATACGGCTTGATCGAATGGAAACAACAACGCCGTTTCGGCCGTTCTGCCTATATCGATTTTAAAAATCCGGATTTTGTCGATTATGCCAAATCGTTCGGCGCCAAAGGTGTGCGCATTGAAAAAGCTGAGCAATTGCTGCCTACCTTGCAATCGGCCTTGAAAACACCGACCGTTACAGTGATTGATTGTCCGGTCGATTATTCGCAAAACGATCGTCTTACAGCGCTATTGGGTAATGTACTATCTGAAATCGATGATTAA
- the yihA gene encoding ribosome biogenesis GTP-binding protein YihA/YsxC has protein sequence MQHPLYQKAEYLKSVPTLDLCPEEIVYEVAFAGRSNAGKSSALNVITSQKSLARTSKTPGRTQLINFFPVDETRALVDLPGYGFAKVNINTKRAWEAGLSEYVEKREQLKGLILLMDCRIPPTEIDLQMLDWTAEIGLPVHVLLTKADKLKKGPAKAQLMQLKKMLKAEYPHASAQLFSSLKKDGLDQVWQQLDTWMEYERPVKEKTEDSGKAKKPAPKKKPKTKGNIRRFN, from the coding sequence ATGCAGCATCCGCTCTATCAAAAAGCCGAATACCTAAAAAGTGTGCCGACACTGGATCTTTGTCCTGAAGAGATCGTCTATGAAGTGGCTTTTGCCGGGCGTTCCAATGCCGGTAAATCCAGTGCCTTGAATGTCATCACTTCACAAAAGAGTCTGGCGCGTACCTCGAAAACGCCGGGGCGCACTCAGCTAATCAACTTCTTTCCGGTAGACGAAACTCGTGCTCTGGTGGATTTACCGGGTTATGGTTTTGCCAAGGTCAATATCAACACCAAGCGTGCCTGGGAAGCCGGTTTAAGTGAGTATGTCGAGAAACGCGAACAGCTAAAAGGGCTGATTCTATTAATGGACTGCCGTATTCCACCAACCGAAATCGATCTGCAGATGCTCGATTGGACGGCAGAGATCGGTCTGCCGGTGCATGTGTTATTGACCAAGGCTGATAAATTGAAGAAAGGCCCTGCCAAGGCGCAGTTGATGCAATTGAAAAAAATGCTCAAAGCAGAGTATCCGCACGCCAGCGCACAATTGTTTTCATCATTGAAAAAAGACGGTTTGGATCAAGTCTGGCAACAACTCGACACTTGGATGGAATATGAGCGCCCGGTCAAGGAAAAAACAGAAGACAGCGGTAAAGCCAAAAAACCCGCACCTAAAAAGAAACCGAAAACCAAAGGCAATATTCGTCGTTTCAATTAA
- a CDS encoding thiol:disulfide interchange protein DsbA/DsbL produces MLKKLITKSFLVFALSFFGLNTAMAAGDHAGHNHGDLMGGVEFKNIPVPQSIAPHKKQVIEVFGYTCPHCYNLEPSLHKWLETKADDVHFERMPVVFNHPNWIFMARVFYTAKELGVLDKSHNAFFDALHRDKKELFTPEKIAQFFTQFGVKEEDFLNMFKGFKVDQLVRRAAKLTRDYGIEGVPSIVVNGKYLTDVPMAGSRDKMWQIVDDLSNK; encoded by the coding sequence ATGTTGAAAAAATTGATTACAAAAAGCTTTTTGGTTTTTGCATTGAGCTTTTTCGGGTTAAACACTGCTATGGCTGCCGGTGACCATGCCGGTCATAACCATGGGGATCTGATGGGTGGTGTTGAATTTAAAAATATTCCTGTACCACAGTCTATCGCACCGCATAAAAAACAGGTAATCGAAGTATTTGGTTACACCTGTCCGCACTGCTATAACCTGGAACCCAGCCTGCACAAATGGTTGGAGACCAAAGCCGATGATGTGCATTTCGAACGTATGCCGGTCGTGTTTAACCACCCTAACTGGATTTTTATGGCGCGTGTTTTCTACACCGCCAAAGAGTTAGGTGTACTGGATAAATCACACAACGCCTTCTTTGACGCTTTACACCGTGATAAAAAAGAACTGTTCACACCGGAAAAAATTGCTCAGTTCTTCACCCAGTTCGGTGTTAAGGAAGAAGATTTCTTGAATATGTTCAAAGGCTTCAAGGTCGATCAACTGGTTCGCCGCGCGGCAAAACTGACGCGTGACTACGGTATTGAAGGTGTACCTTCTATTGTTGTTAACGGTAAATACCTTACCGATGTGCCTATGGCCGGTAGCCGCGATAAGATGTGGCAAATTGTTGATGATCTAAGCAACAAATAA